The following DNA comes from Allobranchiibius huperziae.
GGGGTGGTGCGTGGAGTCGTGGTCCTCGGGCCGAAGCCGGCCCTGCCACAGGACGCCGGCGGACGGGATGCCCGCCGGCGCAGAGTCGATCAGGCCTCGGTGTCGATGCCCATCGAACGAGCGGTGCCGGCGATGATCTTCGACGCCTGCTCGATGTCGTGCGCGTTCAGGTCGCTCATCTTCTGCTCGGCGATCTCGCGCACCTGAGCCTTGGACAGCTTGGCGACCTTGGTCTTGTGCGGCTCACCGGAGCCCTTGGCGACGCCGGCGGCCTTCTTGATCAGCTCGGCGGCCGGCGGGGTCTTGGTGATGAAGGTGAAGGACCGGTCTTCGAAGACCGTGATCTCGACCGGGATCACATTGCCGCGCTGGGCTTCCGTCGCGGCGTTGTAGGCCTTGACGAACTCCATGATGTTGACGCCGTGCTGACCGAGCGCGGGACCCACCGGGGGTGCGGGGGTGGCGGCGCCGGCCTGGATCTGCAGCTTGATGAAGCCGGAGACCTTCTTGGACTTGGGGGGCATGCTGAACTTCCTTTTCCTGGTGATGGGCCCACGCCGTGGGCGATGACCCGGTTGCAAACCTCGCCGCAGCGGCGAGGGCGGTGCTGCCGATCAGATCTTGGCGACCTGCTCGAACGACAGCTCGACCGGTGTCTCCCGGCCGAAGATGGACACCAACACCTTGAGCTTCTGGGTGTCGGGGTTGATCTCGGAGATCGTCGCGGGAAGGGTCTCGAAGGGCCCTTCCATGACGGTGACGGACTCGCCGACGTTGAAGTCGACCTCGGGCGCCTCGGCGCCCTTGCCCTGCGCGCCCGAGCCGGACGTCGTACGACCGGTCTCCTTGCCCTCGGGCTCCTCGAAGACCGGGTTCAGCATCGTGACGACCTCGTCGATCGTCAGCGGGGACGGCTGGTGGGAGTTGCCGACGAAGCCGGTGACGCCGGGCGTGTGCCGCACCGAGCCCCAGCTCTCGTCGGTCAGATCCATGCGCACCAGCACGTACCCGGGCATCCGGACGCGGGTGCCGACCTTGCGCTGGGAGTTCTTGATCTCGGTGAACTCCTCCATCGGCACCTCGACCTGGAAGATGTAGTCCTCCATGTTGAGGTTGGAGATGCGGGTCTCCAGGTTGGCCTTGACCCGCTTCTCGTACCCGGCGTAGGAGTGCAGCACGTACCACTCGCCGAACTGCGAGCGCAGTTCCGCCATGTAGGTCTCGCGAGGGTCCTCGTCGGCGGTCAGCCCGTCCTCCTCCGCCTCCTCCTCAGCGGCGACGTCGGCCTCATCGGCCTCGGCGTCGACCTCGGCCTGGGTGCCCTCTTCGACCTCGGGGGCGTCCGGGATGCCGGACAGGTCGACGTCCTCGGTGCTGGTCTCGTCGAGATCGGTGACGTCGACGTCGTCGGCGGCCACGTCACCCGGGTCGGGGGTCGCGCGCTGCTCGGAGTCGATGTCGCCGTCGGCGCTCTCCGCGTCCAGCTCGGCCGCAAGGGTGTCGTCCGCGGACGCCGTCTCACCGGCTCCGGAATCGACCCTCGCTGCGTCCGCCTCGTCGGCTTCGGCGCTCTCGGGCGTCCATTGATCCGTCATTGACCTGCTTCCTTCATTGCGTCGTGCGTGTGTCGTGCGGGGCGCGCCCAGGCGATCTGCCGGTGCCGGCTGTTCCTGCGCGTACGTCGGTTCGGCGACGTAGTCACTCTCCGAGTACGAAGCTGACCAGACGCTCGAAGACCTGGTCCAGGCCGACGACGAAGCCCATCACCAGGCAGATGAAGACCACCACCACCGCGGTGTAGTTGAGCAGCTCCTGCCGGGTGGGGCGCACCACCTTGCGCAGCTCGTCGATGACCTGACGAATGAACAGGACGAGCCGGGCGACCAGGCCCCTGCGGGCAGGCGTGCCCGCGCTCGCACCGCGCTGTGCAGCGGTCGTGCTGGCATCCGTCACCGGCGGCGCTCCTTCTTCTCGTCTGCTTCTTCTCGTCTGAGGTACGTCTGCATCGGCTTGTCCTCATCGGTCGACGCCGGACGTGGATGTCCTGCTCCGGCCGACGTTGTCGACGCAGGGCACGAGGGACTTGAACCCCCAACCCCCGGTTTTGGAGACCGGTGCTCTACCAGTTGAGCTAGTGCCCTTCACGGGTCACCAGAATGCAACCCCGGGTGGCACGACCGCCCTTCGCCGCTTGCCGCCGCACCCACCGGGTCCGGACAGCAGCCAGCGTGGTTGCGGTCAACCACCCAGCGATCGAGTGTACGCGACCGCCGCGACGTGGCGCGAACCCGCGCTGGGCGCCGGCTCCCAGCGGACACTCCATCCCCGGGCGGGCGCTGCTCACAGCCGGTCGAAGATCGCGGCCGTGGCGTCGAGCGTCGGCTCCTCGAACACGAGGAAGGTGCGGGTGTTGACCACTCCGGGCATCTCCTGGATCACTCCCAGCACGAGCCGGCCCAGGTGGGCGTTGTCGATGGCCCGCACCAGCAGGATCACGTCGAACTCACCGCCGACCAGCCCGATGTGCACGACACCGGGCAACTCTCGGAGCCGCTCGCGGACCACCCGCCAGTCCGCCTGACGCAGGTTCAGGGTCACGTACGCCGTCGTGCCGAGGCCGGTGGCGACCGGGTCGAGATCGGCGCGGAAGCCACGGATCACGCCAGACTGCTGGAGTCGGTCCACGCGCGCGTACGCGTTGGCGCGGGAGATGTGCAGCAGTTGCGCCAGTGCACGGACCGACATACGCCCGTCCTTGGACAACTCGACCAGGATCCTGGTGTCGATGACGTCCAGCGGTGTCATCTGTCTCACTCTTCCGGGCCGGCAGCGCGCTCTTCTGGACGAATGGTCACCAGGCGAGTCTTGATCGAGCACTCTATCTCCGTTTCGACCCGGGTGTTGCGTACGACTGGCGCTCCGCGCAGCATCTCCCCATGACATCTGAGGACGTGCTGGGTCTCCTGCCGGCGGACGATCCGGTCCGGCTCATCGATGCCGATGGCACGAAGGTGCAGGGATCGGGCAGCGAGCGCTACGAACTGCCGTCGGACGCAGACCTGCTCCGCGCGTACGAGCGCCTCGTCGTGGCACGCAGGCTGAACGACCAGGCGAACGCCCTGGTGCGCCAGGGCCGCCTCGCGGTCTACCCCTCCTCGCATGGGCAGGAGGCGTGCCAGGTGGGGGCGGCGCACGTGCTGAAGCAGGGCGACTGGCTCTTCCCCACCTACCGCGACACGGTCGCGGCGGTCGAGCGCGGGGTCGACCCGGTCGACGTGCTGACGCTGCTGAAGGGCGACTGGCACAGCGGCTACGACCCGTACGAGACGCAGGTCGCGCCGGCCACCACCCCGTTGGCCACCCAGTTGCCGCACGCGGTGGGCGTGGCCCACGCCGCGCGCCTGCGCGGGGAGTCCACGGTGGTGATGGCACTGACCGGCGACGGCGGCACCAGTGAGGGCGACTTCCACGAGGCCCTGAACTTCGCGGCCGTCTTCAAGGCGCCCGTCGTCTTCTTCATCCAGAACAACGAGTACGCCATCTCCGTGCCGCTGGCACGTCAGTCCGCTGCGGCTTCGCTGGCGCACAAGGGCATCGGCTACGGCGTGCCCGGGCAGCGCGTCGACGGCAACGACATCGCCGCGGTGCTCGCGGTGCTCGGCGACGCCGTCGAGCGGGCGCGCCGCGGCGAGGGCCCCCAGCTCATCGAGGCGCACACCTACCGCATGCAGGCCCACACGAACGCCGACGACGCCACGCGCTACCGGCTCGACTCCGAGGTGGCGTCGTGGGTCGACCGGGACCCGCTGACACGGCTGGAGAAGCACCTGCGCAGCCGTGGCCTGATGACCGACGAGACGCATGAGCAGGCCAGGGCGGCGGCGGACGCGGTGGCGGAGCACGTGCGCGAGGGACTCAACCGGGACATCGAGCCGGACGCACGCGAGTTGTTCGCCTACGTGTACGCCGAACAGACCCCCCAGTTACGTGAGCAGGCCGCGCAGGTGGCCGAGGAGTCGAGCCGAGAGGTGGCCGGGCGATGAGCACGATCGAACACGAGAAGCTCACCATGGCGCAGGCGCTCAACCGGGCGTTGCGGGACGCGATGCTCGCCGACGACTCCGTGCTGATGTTCGGCGAGGACGTCGGCGCCCTGGGCGGCGTCTTCCGGGTGACCGACGGACTCAACGAGCGGTTCGGCGACACCCGGTGCTTCGACACCCCACTGGCGGAGTCCGGCATCGTCGGGATGGCCGTCGGGATGGCGATGAACGGGATGCGCCCCGTCGTGGAGATGCAGTTCGACGCGTTCGGCTACCCGGCGTTCGAGCAGATCGTCAGCCACGTGGCCAAGATGAGGAACCGCACGCGCGGGCGGGTGCACCTGCCGATGGTGATCCGGGTGCCGTTCGGCGGCGGCATCGGCGGCGTGGAGCACCACTGCGACTCCTCGGAGGCCTACTACGCCCACACGCCCGGGCTGCACGTCGTGACACCGGCCACTCCGAGCGACGCCTACACGCTGCTGCGCGCCGCGATCGCCTCCGACGACCCGGTGGTCTTCATGGAGCCCAAGAAGCTCTACTGGAGCAAGGAGGAGGTCGCGCTGGGAACGGACGGACCCGGCATCGGCACCGCTGTCGTACGCCGCGAGGGGACCGACGCGACCCTCATCGCGTACGGCCCGTCGGTGCCGGTCGCCCTCGAGGCCGCCGAGGTCGCCGCCCAGGAGGGTCGCAGCCTGCAGGTGGTCGACCTGCGCTCGATCGTGCCGTTCGACGACGAGACGGTCGCCGCCGCGGTCCGCAGCACCGGTCGCGCCGTCGTGGTCGCCGAGTCCGCCGGCTTCGCGAGCGTGTCCTCGGAGATCGTCGCCCGGGTGACGCAGCGCTGCTTCCATTCGCTGGCCGCGCCGATCGGCCGGGTGACCGGTTTCGACATCCCCTACCCCCCGCCGAAGCTGGAGCACTTCCAGCTGCCGAGCGTCGACCGGGTGCTCGACGCCGTCGACGATCTGCAGTGGGAGGACCAGTGAGCGACCAGACCTTCCTGCTCCCCGATCTGGGCGAGGGGCTGACGGAGGCCGACATCGTGCGGTGGCTGGTCAGCGAGGGTGACACCGTCGTCGTGGACCAGAGCATCGTGGAGGTGGAGACGGCCAAATCGGTCGTCGAGGTGCCGTCGCCGTTCGCCGGCGTCGTGGCCACGCTGCACGCCGCCGAGGGCAGCACCCTGGACGTCGGCCGGCCGCTGATCACGGTGGCGAGTGCGATCTCGACGCCCTCCCCCGACGCCACCCCGGCGCAAGAGTCCGCTGCGAGCTACCGCGAGGAGGAACGCGCCGGGTCCGGCAACGTCCTCATCGGCTACGGCACCTCCAGCGACGCCCCCACCGGTCGGCGGCGTCGACCGCGCGCAGCCCACGCCGCTGCCGCATCTTCTGTGTCTGCCCCGCCTGCTGCGTCCAGCAGGGACACGATGCTGCCCGCGGCCTCGGCGCCGAACGGCCACCGCGCCGAACCTGCCGCCCCCGCCGCCGCGAAGCGGGTGCCGCTCGTGATCTCTCCCCTCGTCCGCAGCCTGGCCCGCGAGCGCGGTCTGCGCCTGGACGCCATCGAGGCCACCGGGGCCGGCGGAGTGATCACCCGCGCCGACGTCGAGCGCTCCTCGGCCGCGCGATCCACGGCGGCCCCCGTCCCCGCGGTCGGGCCGGTCACCGGCGAGGTGCGCATCCCGCTCAACGGCTTCCGCAAGGCCGCTGCGGCGGCGCTGAGCCGCAGCAGGTCGGAGATCCCCGAGGCGACGGTGTGGGTCGATGTGGACGCCACCGCACTGTGGGAGCTTCGCGAGCGCACCCGTGCCGCCGGCTCATCCGGACCTGGCCTGCTCGCGTACCTGTCGCGCTTCACGGTCGCCGCGCTCAAGCAGTACCCCGTGCTGAACGCGCGACTGGACACCGAGCGACAGGAGATCGTGCAGTTGCCGCATGTGAACCTGGGGATCGCGGTGCAGGGCGACCGGGGCCTGGTGGTGCCCGCAGTGATCGGCGCGGACGCGATGACGACCTCGCAGCTCGACACGGCCATCCGGCGGGTGACGGCGACCGCGCGCGAGGGCCGCAACACCACCGAGGAACTGAGCGCGGGGACGTTCACGCTCAACAACTACGGCAGTTTCCGCGTCGACGGCAGCGCCGCGATCATCAATCACCCTCAGGTCGCGATCCTCGGTTTCGGCCGCATCCTGGATCGGCCCTGGGTCGTGGACGGACAGATCTGCGCACGCAGGATCACCCAGATGAGCTTCGTCTTCGACCACCGCGTCTGCGACGGCGGGACTGCCGCGGGTTTCATGCGATGCGTGGCCGATGCGATCGAGGACCCCGCAGCGGCGATCGCCGGACTCTGAGGCACGCCCCCGGCAACGCGCCGGGGGCGTCCGCCCGCCGTACGAGCTCCCCTCTCCCGTAGCGTCGGCTCATCATGCGATCGATCGCGCGGCTGCCCAAGGCGCACCTGCACCTGCACTTCACCGGCTCCCTGCGGGTGCAGACCCTGCACCAGCTGGCCGCCGAGCACGAGCTGCGGCTGCCGGAGTCGTTCCGCGGCGAATGGCCGCCGACCCTCAGCGCGGCCGACGAACGCGGCTGGTTCCGGTTCCAGCGGTTGTACGACGCCGCGCGGGCGTGCGTGCAGGAGGAGGCCGACCTGCGCCGACTGGTGCGGGAGGCCGTGCAGGACGACGCGGCCGAGGGCTCGCGCTGGCTGGAGATCCAGGTCGACCCGACGTCGTACGCCGGGCGGCTGGGCGGCATCTCGCCAACCCTGGAGATCGTCCTGGACGAGGCGGCCACGGCCGGTGCGCAGTTCGGCGTCGGCGTCGGCGTCATCGTGGCGGCCTCCCGGATGCGGCACCCGTTCGAGGCGCGGACCCTGGCGCGGCTGGCGGCCAAGTACGCCGGCACCGCCAGCGGCACGGTGATCGGCTTCGGCCTGAGCAACGACGAACGCCGCGGCGACACCAGCGAGTTCGCGCCCGCGTTCCACATCGCCCGGTCCGCCGGTCTGGCGTCGGTGCCCCATGCCGGTGAGCTGCTCGGGCCCCAGGCGGTGAGCGAGACGCTGGACAGCCTGCTGCCGGACCGGCTGGGGCACGGGGTCCGGGCGGTGGAGTCCACCGCCGTCCTCGACCGGGCACTGGATGCCGGAGTTGCCTTCGAGGTGTGCCCCGGATCCAACGTCGCGCTCGGCGTCTACCCCGACCCCGCGGACGTCCCGCTGCGGCGGCTCTTCGACGCGGGCGCGCAGATCGCCCTGGGGGCGGACGACCCGCTGCTGTTCGGAAACCGTCTGGTCGCGCAGTACGCCTCCGCGCGCGAGGACCACGGATTCACCGACGCGGAACTGGCCGAGCTGGCCCGCCGTTCGCTGCATGCCTCGCGGGCGCCGACGGAGCTCAAGCGCGCGGCGCTGCTCGACATCGACGCCTGGCTGGCCGAGCCGGCGTAATCGCCCATCGACGGCGAACGGCCGCGCGCACCCATGAGGTGCCCGCGGCCGTCCGCTGTCGCGCTGCGTCAGCGACGCGAGGTCGGGCTGGTCGCGCCCCAGATGTAGGTCGCCTCCTTGTAGACCACGCGGTAGTCACGCGCGGCGCTGGAGGTGTAGCTCCAGGAGTAGTTGCCGCTCTTGTCGGCCACCACGTCCTTCAGGCCGGTCCAGGTCGACCCGCCGACCGTCTTGTACTGGATGACGCCGGTCTCCCCCGCCCACGGGATGTTGACCTCGTTGGCGGTGGAGTAGCGCACCACGTGAGTGCTCAGGGTGACCCTGCTGCCGGAGCGCGAGGTGTTCAACCCCGCCCAGGACCCGACCTTGGTGGTCGTCTGAGGGCTGTTCTGGCTGTAGGCGTTGTCGAAGTTCTCGTCGTAGGCCCCGTCGCCGGCCCAGGTGTGGGTGCCGAGCGGGGTGTCGTCGTACATGTCCCACGTGGTGCTCTTCTGATCGTCGAAGAGGATGAAGTCGGACGGGTTCTCCTCGCTCCCGATGATCCAGGCGGCGTTGGGTCCGGGGTGCAGGGCGCACCCGCCGGTCACCCGCACGGGCACCTGGTACTCGGGCTGCACGACACGGGCCGTGGCCGGGACGATGAGGGAACAGCTGCCGATGACCGGAGCGTCGCCGTCGGCGTGGGTGCGGACCTTCGCGCTGAAAGCCTTCAGCGCGCCCTGGTGGTGACCGACGACCGCGGCATCTGCGTGGCCTGCGGTCGCGGCGCCCAGCGCCAGAGTGAGTGGGATCGCGGCGAGCGCGACGGAACGACGGGACATGGAGGTCTGCTTTCCTGGGACGGCACGGCCCCCTGGCCGTGCACCGCCCGGAGCGTACGTTGAGCGGCACGGCCGCCGGTGGTTCCCCGCCTCCACGAGACCGAACCGTGATGATCGGCCGCAGACGACTCCGGGTCAGTGAGCGCGCTCTCGCAGCCCCAGGTAGTCGCTCATGGCGCGCATCTCGAACTCGAACAGCGCGCCCGGGTCCTCGATGCCGCCCTCGAAGCGACCGAACAGTTCGAAGCTCAGGGCCCCGAAGAGCTGTGTCCAGGCGAGCAAGCCCCGGGCCACGAGCGCGCCCGGGAGTTCCAGCACGTCGAGGAAGGCGGCAGCGGTGACCATGTCCGCCCGCAGTCCTCGACCCAGCCGGTCCCCCTGTGCTGCCGTCGACGACCTCCCGGCCGCCGCGTCACGCAGGATCTGCGCGAGCAGCAGTTGTGGGCGGCTCGCCGGCCCGACGGTGTCCTCCGGAGCCTGGTAACCGGGCACGGGACTGCCGTAGAGCAGCGCGTACTCGTGCGGGTGAGCGAGCGACCAGGCTCGGATCCCGCGGGTCAGAGCCATCCATCGTGCGTGCGGATCACGGCGGGGCGCCGTGCGTTCCGCCTCGTCGGCGGCGTCGGCCAGTTCGTCGTACGCGTCGACCACGAGCGCGGTGAGCAGGTCGTCCCGACTCGGGAAGTAGCGGTAGACGGCCGAGGAGACCATGCCCACGTCTCGGGCGACCGCGCGCAACGACAGGTCGGCGCCGTCGGTGGCCAGGTGCTCTCGCGCGACCCGCTTGATGTCCTCGGTCGTCTCGGCGCGGACCCGCTCACGCGCCCCGGTGCGGCGTTCTGTCATGGGCCGATCATGACACATTCGAGAGCAGTGCCAACAAAAAAGAGCAGTGCTCTTGACATGGACCCAGTACCGGAGCGATGCTCGTAACCGAGAGCACCGCTCTCGTATTGCTATCGACAGAGGAGATCATCATGGACAAGCACGTCGTCGTCGGAGCCGGTCCGGTCGGCTCGGCAGTGGCCCAGCAGCTGGTGGAGCGCGGCGCGGAGGTCGTCGTCGTCACTCGCAGCGGCACCGCGGTGCCCGGCACTACGGCCGTCGCCGCCGATGCGTCGAACGCCGCTCGCCTCAGCGAGATCTGCGCAGGCGCCCGCGCGATCTACAACTGCATCAACCCGCCGTACGACCAGTGGCAGGAGACCTGGCCGCCGATGGCCCAGGCACTGCTCGCCGCGGCCGAGAGCTCCGGTGCGGTGCTCGTCACCACCGCCAGCCTCTACCCGTACGGTCCGGTCGACGGCCCGATGACCCAGGGCATGCCGGACAGCGCCACCGGCCACAAGGCCAAGGTGCGCGCCCGGATGACCGCCGACGCCATGGAGGCCCACCGCGCCGGACGGCTGCACGCGGTGGAGGTCCGCGGCAGTGACTACCTCGGCGGCAACTCCTACATGGAGGCCACCATCACGCCTGCCTTCCGCAAGGGACGCACGGCGTACGTGCCGGCCGACCTGGACGCGCCGCACACCTTCACGAACGTGCAGGACATGGCGCGCACCCTCATCGCGGCGGCCTACGACCCGAGCAGCTGGGGCAAGGTCTGGCACGCTCCGAGCGTCGCACCGTCGACGATGCGCGAGCTGGCGACGATCGCCGCGGCTCAGCTCGGCGCGAAGCCCAAGGTCCGGTCGATGCCCTACGCCGCCGTGTGGATCGGTGGGGTGTTCAACCCGTTCATCAAGGAGATGCGCGAGACGCAGTACCAGTTCCGCGGGCCGTACGTGATGGATTCGAGCGCGGCGCAGGAGCACTTCGGGATCACGCCGACCCCCCTGGAGGACTCGGTGCGCCTCGACCTGGCGCACACCGCTCAGAGGGCGTGACCGACCATGACCGGCTCGGCGACCAGCTGCACGCCGAACGCGTCGTGTACCCCGTCGCGCACCTCACGCGCGAGGGCCGCGACGTCGGCGGCGGTGGCGCCGCCGCGGTTGGTGAGCGCCAGCGTGTGCTTGGTCGACAGGGCCGCCGGACCGGGCATCGCGTATCCCTTGCCGAAGCCCGCCTTGTCGATCAGCCAGGCGGCCGCCGTCTTGATGCCCTCGTCGGACGGGAACCTCGGCGGCCGTGGGGCGTCCGGGCCCAACCGGGCCGCAGCGCGCTGCTCGAAGAGGTCGAACTGGGCGGAGCTCAGGATCGGGTTGGTGAAGAACGAACCGCAGGACCAGGTGTCGTGGTCGGACTCCTGCAGCACCATCCCGCGCCGGCCCCGCTGCTCCAGGACCGCTGCCCGTGCGTCGGCCAGGGGCACCCGGTCACCCACCTCGACACCGAGCCCGGCGGCCAGGTCGGCGTACGCGATCGGCTGGGACAGGTCGGCGGGGCGCAGCTGGAAGAGCACGTCCAGCACGACGTACCGCTCGCGGCCCTTGAAGAGCGAGTGCCGGTAGGTGAAGTGGCAGTCAGCGTTGGCGAAGGTGCGCACCGCCTCCTCGCGGCGGTCCCAGACCCGCACCTGCGCGATGGTCTGGGAGACGTCCTGGCCGTACGCGCCGACGTTCTGCACCGGCGTCGCGCCGGTCAACCCCGGGATGCCCGACAGTGCCTCGATGCCGGACCAGTCGCTGGCGCAGGCCTGCTCCACGAGGTCGTCCCAGGGCTCTCCGGCGGCGACCCGGACGAAGACTCCCCCGCACGCGTCGGCGGAGTCCACCTCGACACCGCGGGTCGCGATCCGCACCACGGTGCCGTCGAAGCCCTCGTCGGCGATGACGACGTTCGAACCTCCGGAGAGCACCAGGAGCGGCTCCTCGGCGTCGTCACACTCGCGGACGGCGTCGACCAGCTCGTCGGTGCTCGTCACCGTCACCAGCCGGCGCGCGGGACCGCCCACCCGCATGGTCGTGAGGCCGGCGAGAGGGACGTCGAGCTCCTCCTTCACGCCAGGGTCACGGTCGCGAGCGCCCGCGACAGCACCGCCGTGCCGTCGACCGTCGCCGTCAACGCGATCGTCGCCGTGCCCGCCTGCTCGTCGACGGACTTCACGCTCGCCTCGACCCGCACGTCGGCGCCGCCGTCGTGCGGCACCGGCACCGGCGCGCTGAAGCGCACGGAGTAGTCCGACACCCGGCCGGCGTCGCCGAGCCAGTCGACGACCACCTGCACGGCGGCGCCCATGGTCCACATGCCGTGCGCGATGACGTTCGGCAGGCCCACGGCGGTGGCGGTCGCCTCGTCCCAGTGGATCTGGTTGAAGTCGCCACTGGCCCCTGCGTAGCGCACCAGGGTGGCCCGATCGACATGGATGGTGCGGCCGGGCAGTTGCTCGCCGACCTGGGGAACCGGGCTCATGCGTCGCCTCCGCCGCGGATCACCAGCAGAGATGTGGCGGTGGTGGTCAGGTCGCCACCGGTGGTCTTGATCTGCGTCTCCAGGGTCACCATCGAGTGGCCGCCGGCGGCCCGGACCCGGGCGATCGTGGTCTGCGCGACGACCTCGTCACCGGCGACGAGCGGCCGGTGGTGGGTGAACTTCTGCTCGCCGTGCACCACCCGCGAGTAGTCGATGTCGGCCTCGGGGTCCAGGATCGCGGCAGCTTCCGCACTCTGGGAGATGCCGATCGCGTACGTCGGGGGCGCGACCACGTCGGCGTATCCCCGGCGTCCGGCCTCGGCGACGTCGGTGTGGGCGGCATCGCGCGCACCCACCGCGGCGGCGAACTCGGCGATCTTCGCCCGGGAGACGACGTACGGATCGGTCGGCGGATAGGTGCGACCTTCCACCTGTGGATTCACGGCCATGGCACGCGAGCCTAACCGGCACCCGGCGGGGGCAGAGGCAGGGCGGCCGGGATCCATCCTCGGCGCCACGTCCGTCAGGGACGGAACGGACGAACCGGCCGCGCCGGGAGCGGTGGACGCTCCCGGCACGGCCGGTTCGGTGGTCGTACGGGCTGACCGAACGGGTCAGCGGGTCTCGCGGTGTGCGGTGTGCTTGCTGCAGCGCGGGCAGAACTTCGCGATCTCCAACCGGTCAGGGTCGTTGCGCTTGTT
Coding sequences within:
- a CDS encoding UDP-N-acetylmuramate dehydrogenase, encoding MKEELDVPLAGLTTMRVGGPARRLVTVTSTDELVDAVRECDDAEEPLLVLSGGSNVVIADEGFDGTVVRIATRGVEVDSADACGGVFVRVAAGEPWDDLVEQACASDWSGIEALSGIPGLTGATPVQNVGAYGQDVSQTIAQVRVWDRREEAVRTFANADCHFTYRHSLFKGRERYVVLDVLFQLRPADLSQPIAYADLAAGLGVEVGDRVPLADARAAVLEQRGRRGMVLQESDHDTWSCGSFFTNPILSSAQFDLFEQRAAARLGPDAPRPPRFPSDEGIKTAAAWLIDKAGFGKGYAMPGPAALSTKHTLALTNRGGATAADVAALAREVRDGVHDAFGVQLVAEPVMVGHAL
- a CDS encoding MaoC family dehydratase, whose translation is MSPVPQVGEQLPGRTIHVDRATLVRYAGASGDFNQIHWDEATATAVGLPNVIAHGMWTMGAAVQVVVDWLGDAGRVSDYSVRFSAPVPVPHDGGADVRVEASVKSVDEQAGTATIALTATVDGTAVLSRALATVTLA
- a CDS encoding FAS1-like dehydratase domain-containing protein, producing MAVNPQVEGRTYPPTDPYVVSRAKIAEFAAAVGARDAAHTDVAEAGRRGYADVVAPPTYAIGISQSAEAAAILDPEADIDYSRVVHGEQKFTHHRPLVAGDEVVAQTTIARVRAAGGHSMVTLETQIKTTGGDLTTTATSLLVIRGGGDA
- the rpmG gene encoding 50S ribosomal protein L33, with product MASKSADIRPKITLACTECKERNYITKKNKRNDPDRLEIAKFCPRCSKHTAHRETR